From the Pseudarthrobacter sp. MM222 genome, one window contains:
- a CDS encoding CoA-binding protein: MPHVNDPAVLERLLRTKGRWAIVGLTTNQWRAAYDTSLFIRDRLGMEIIPVNLPADPVHHETGYASLADIPAEKHPIDVVDCFVNSQRVGAVVDQAIAVGAKAVWLQLGVIDEAAAARATAAGLDVIMNACPAQDARRFGL; encoded by the coding sequence ATGCCTCATGTCAACGATCCCGCGGTCCTCGAAAGGCTCCTGCGCACCAAGGGGCGGTGGGCCATCGTCGGCCTGACCACCAACCAGTGGCGGGCGGCCTACGACACCTCGCTGTTCATCCGGGACCGGCTGGGCATGGAAATAATCCCGGTGAATCTTCCTGCCGATCCGGTCCACCACGAAACGGGCTACGCCAGCCTGGCCGACATCCCTGCCGAGAAGCACCCCATCGACGTCGTCGACTGTTTCGTGAATTCGCAGCGGGTGGGGGCCGTTGTGGACCAGGCCATCGCCGTCGGCGCCAAAGCCGTCTGGCTGCAGCTGGGGGTCATCGACGAGGCCGCGGCCGCTCGCGCCACGGCAGCCGGGCTTGATGTCATCATGAACGCCTGCCCGGCCCAGGACGCCCGGCGCTTCGGACTTTAG
- a CDS encoding MmcQ/YjbR family DNA-binding protein: MDAAALRELCLGFPGAFEDFPFGPETSVFKVRAAVSGGTRHEAKMFALSSLDEANFSVSLKCEPALAEQLRAAHPEITGAWHLNKTHWNGVRLDGALPDSMVRDMVEDSYDLVVATLSRRQQEQLGWSRLAQGSGPRGRP, encoded by the coding sequence ATGGATGCAGCAGCGCTCCGGGAACTCTGTCTCGGCTTTCCCGGCGCCTTCGAGGATTTTCCCTTCGGACCTGAGACGTCCGTCTTCAAGGTGCGCGCCGCGGTCTCGGGCGGCACCCGCCACGAAGCCAAAATGTTCGCCTTATCCTCTCTGGACGAGGCGAACTTTTCCGTGAGCCTGAAGTGCGAGCCCGCACTGGCCGAGCAGTTGCGCGCCGCCCACCCTGAGATCACCGGAGCCTGGCACCTCAATAAGACCCACTGGAACGGCGTCCGGCTGGACGGGGCGCTGCCGGACTCGATGGTCCGCGACATGGTCGAGGACTCCTACGACCTGGTGGTTGCCACGCTGAGCCGGCGCCAGCAGGAGCAACTGGGCTGGTCCCGGCTTGCGCAGGGTTCCGGGCCGCGGGGACGGCCGTGA
- a CDS encoding DUF1990 family protein: protein MTGPRIASGELNYEGIGSTEHGPPPPDVECLVTRAYVGEGFAAYRRVAQGILSWRLQKGAGLRVRAESEAVVPGTRVVSGFGVGPFRINAPCEVVWVRQPLPGAGPQSAGFGYGTLPGHPVRGEEAFEVEIDGTGRVTIAITAFGAPANWFYATGGVLTKWARSRITSRYIESAHQLAAGES, encoded by the coding sequence GTGACCGGCCCGCGGATTGCCTCGGGTGAACTGAACTACGAGGGAATTGGCTCCACCGAGCACGGCCCGCCTCCCCCGGACGTGGAGTGCCTTGTCACCCGGGCCTATGTGGGTGAGGGCTTTGCTGCCTACCGGCGGGTGGCTCAGGGAATTCTGAGCTGGCGCCTGCAGAAGGGCGCGGGGCTCCGCGTTCGCGCGGAGTCCGAGGCCGTGGTCCCCGGCACGCGGGTGGTCAGCGGATTCGGAGTCGGCCCGTTCCGGATCAACGCCCCCTGCGAGGTTGTCTGGGTCCGCCAGCCGTTGCCCGGGGCCGGCCCGCAGTCCGCGGGATTCGGGTATGGCACCCTCCCGGGGCATCCCGTTCGCGGCGAGGAAGCATTTGAGGTCGAAATCGACGGGACTGGCCGGGTAACGATCGCCATTACCGCTTTCGGTGCGCCGGCCAACTGGTTCTACGCCACGGGCGGCGTCCTGACGAAGTGGGCGCGGAGCCGCATCACCTCCCGCTACATTGAAAGTGCACACCAACTGGCCGCCGGTGAAAGCTGA
- a CDS encoding putative quinol monooxygenase yields MIFIVVKFKVKPEWSERWLDVVADFTQATRQEPGNLWFDWSRSVEDPNEFVLVEAFKDDAAGDHVNSAHFKKAMADMPQALAETPRIVSRQFDGEGWDRMGELTIA; encoded by the coding sequence GTGATCTTCATCGTCGTCAAATTCAAGGTCAAGCCCGAATGGTCCGAGCGGTGGCTCGACGTCGTCGCGGACTTCACCCAGGCGACCCGGCAGGAGCCCGGGAACCTCTGGTTCGACTGGTCCCGCAGTGTTGAGGACCCCAACGAATTTGTCCTGGTCGAGGCCTTCAAGGACGACGCCGCGGGGGACCACGTCAACAGCGCCCACTTCAAGAAGGCCATGGCGGACATGCCCCAGGCCCTGGCGGAGACTCCCCGGATCGTCAGCCGCCAGTTCGACGGCGAGGGCTGGGACCGGATGGGCGAACTGACCATCGCGTAG
- a CDS encoding DUF503 domain-containing protein: protein MWIGWTEFDLLLGDVHSLKEKRSVVRPVLAEVKRRFDVSVTEAGLQDQYRRTVIGVGLVAADRAHLIEVLAAVERFMAARPELELLSARQREIRSDD, encoded by the coding sequence ATGTGGATCGGCTGGACTGAATTCGACCTTCTCCTGGGGGACGTCCACAGCCTGAAGGAGAAGCGCTCGGTGGTGCGCCCGGTGCTCGCCGAGGTCAAGCGCCGCTTCGATGTTTCCGTCACCGAGGCCGGACTGCAGGACCAGTACCGGCGCACGGTCATCGGCGTCGGGCTGGTCGCCGCGGACCGGGCGCACCTCATCGAGGTGCTGGCCGCCGTCGAACGTTTCATGGCGGCCCGCCCGGAACTTGAGCTGCTCAGCGCCCGCCAGCGCGAAATCCGCAGCGACGACTAA
- a CDS encoding endonuclease domain-containing protein has protein sequence MHHIIRPAGEAHLDRPHVIVHRMKLYEDEITTVDGIPVTTPERIWLDMAEMLSVDELVAMGDSCVRVPRADLEGRGTPHCDISDLQRMIYRHKGKRGIRKAKEALNLIRVGSDSPQETLLRLAIVRAGLPEPELNVPITDDGGTRHHEPDLSYRKYKIGIEYEGEHHGDELQIVRDIARSERYTALGWTEVRVSKRHMHDDAKAAVAKIRAALLQAGWRPGR, from the coding sequence ATGCATCACATCATCCGGCCCGCAGGCGAGGCACACCTCGACCGGCCCCACGTGATCGTCCACCGGATGAAACTCTACGAGGACGAGATCACCACAGTTGACGGGATCCCTGTAACCACGCCGGAGCGTATCTGGTTGGATATGGCGGAAATGCTATCGGTGGACGAGCTCGTGGCCATGGGGGACAGTTGTGTGCGCGTGCCGAGGGCCGACCTTGAGGGCAGGGGCACACCGCATTGCGACATTTCCGACCTCCAGCGGATGATCTACAGGCACAAGGGAAAGCGAGGCATCCGCAAAGCGAAGGAGGCCCTCAACCTCATTCGGGTGGGGTCCGATTCGCCGCAAGAAACGCTGCTCCGTCTGGCGATCGTGCGAGCAGGTCTGCCCGAACCGGAGCTGAACGTGCCGATCACCGACGATGGAGGAACACGGCACCACGAACCCGATTTGTCTTACCGGAAGTACAAAATCGGCATCGAGTACGAGGGCGAACATCACGGGGACGAGCTACAGATCGTCCGGGACATCGCCCGGTCCGAGCGGTACACAGCCCTGGGCTGGACGGAGGTCCGCGTTTCCAAACGGCATATGCACGATGACGCCAAAGCCGCAGTGGCCAAGATCCGCGCCGCGCTGCTGCAGGCGGGCTGGCGGCCCGGCCGTTAA